From Myxosarcina sp. GI1, one genomic window encodes:
- a CDS encoding calcium-binding protein: protein MAILKGDHLNNTIKGTKHDDDLYGYEGDDKLYGKDGNDYLDGNFGDDYLDGGKGDDDLYGEDGHDQLYGGKGDDYLDGGYGDDYLYGGKGDDQLYGFYDDDYLDGGKGNDLLYGENGDDRLYGGKGYDTLYGGAGADTFVFEKLNEKIDVIKDFDWYENDIIEIDKHGFGASDYHDFHYDEHTGALSFEGTHFATIENPSNGFDPIYDINLV, encoded by the coding sequence ATGGCAATTTTAAAGGGCGACCATCTAAACAACACCATCAAAGGTACCAAACATGACGACGATCTTTACGGTTACGAAGGTGATGACAAACTTTACGGTAAAGACGGTAATGATTATTTAGATGGTAATTTCGGTGATGACTACCTCGATGGTGGTAAGGGTGATGACGATCTTTATGGTGAAGACGGTCATGACCAACTGTACGGAGGTAAAGGCGATGATTATTTAGATGGTGGTTACGGTGATGATTATCTCTATGGTGGTAAGGGTGACGATCAGCTTTATGGATTTTATGATGATGACTATCTCGATGGTGGCAAAGGAAACGATTTGCTTTACGGTGAAAATGGCGACGATCGCCTTTATGGAGGCAAAGGTTACGATACTCTCTACGGTGGTGCGGGGGCTGATACTTTTGTTTTTGAGAAGCTAAACGAAAAAATTGACGTGATTAAAGACTTCGATTGGTACGAAAACGATATTATTGAAATTGATAAACACGGGTTTGGGGCTTCTGACTATCACGACTTCCACTACGATGAGCATACTGGTGCATTATCGTTCGAGGGAACTCATTTCGCTACTATCGAAAATCCGTCCAATGGTTTCGATCCAATCTACGATATTAACTTGGTCTAA
- a CDS encoding IS1 family transposase: MTVWIAVKCPFCQSTNVVKNGKSKQGKQRYRCQNQQCARSSFILDYTNHGYRPEVKQKIGEMVTSGSGIRDTARVLDISTSTVMSELKRGDRNYLRLFGK; the protein is encoded by the coding sequence ATGACAGTCTGGATAGCAGTAAAGTGTCCCTTTTGCCAATCGACTAATGTAGTCAAAAACGGCAAATCCAAACAAGGAAAACAACGCTATCGCTGTCAAAATCAGCAATGCGCTCGCTCCAGTTTTATTTTAGACTACACCAATCATGGCTATAGACCAGAAGTCAAACAAAAAATTGGTGAAATGGTAACGAGTGGAAGCGGGATTAGGGATACAGCCAGAGTCTTAGACATTAGTACCTCTACTGTAATGTCAGAACTAAAAAGAGGCGATCGTAACTATTTAAGATTATTCGGTAAGTGA